The following are encoded together in the Strix aluco isolate bStrAlu1 chromosome 13, bStrAlu1.hap1, whole genome shotgun sequence genome:
- the SKP1 gene encoding S-phase kinase-associated protein 1 translates to MPSIKLQSSDGEIFEVDVEIAKQSVTIKTMLEDLGMDDEGDDDPVPLPNVNAAILKKVIQWCTHHKDDPPPPEDDENKEKRTDDIPVWDQEFLKVDQGTLFELILAANYLDIKGLLDVTCKTVANMIKGKTPEEIRKTFNIKNDFTEEEEAQVRKENQWCEEK, encoded by the exons ATGCCTTCAATTAAACTGCAGAGTTCAGATGGAGAAATCTTTGAAGTTGATGTTGAAATTGCAAAGCAGTCTGTCACTATAAAGACTATGCTGGAAG ATTTGGGAATGGATGATGAAGGTGACGATGACCCCGTCCCTCTTCCAAATGTTAATGCAGCTATCTTAAAAAAG GTGATTCAGTGGTGCACCCATCACAAGGATGATCCACCTCCTCCTGAGGATGAtgagaacaaagaaaaaagaacagatgaCATCCCTGTGTGGGATCAAGAATTTCTGAAAGTAGACCAAGGAACACTTTTTGAACTTATCCTG GCTGCAAATTACTTGGACATCAAAGGTTTGCTTGATGTCACATGCAAGACAGTTGCAAACATGATCAAGGGGAAAACTCCAGAAGAAATTCGCAAGACATTCAATATTAAGAATGACTtcactgaggaggaagaagcacaG GTACGTAAAGAGAACCAGTGGTGTGAAGAGAAGTGA